The proteins below are encoded in one region of Flavobacterium nackdongense:
- a CDS encoding 3-oxoacyl-ACP synthase III family protein encodes MYHSKIAGLGYYVPENIVTNDDLSKIMDTNDEWIQERTGIQERRHILPGTETTTTMGVKAARVAIERSGVALQDIDFVIFATLSPDYYFPGPGVLVQRDLGLNTIGALDIRNQCSGFVYAVSIADQYIKTGMYKNILVIGSELQSTGLDMTDRGRGVSVIFGDGAGAAVMTREEDVTKGILSTHLHSEGQHAEELYVKAPGMGGRWITDILNENDPDDESYFPYMNGQFVFKNAVSRFAEVINEGLEANNLQVSDINMLIPHQANLRIAQFIQKKFRLEDDQVFNNIQKYGNTTAASIPIALTEAWEQGKIKSGDLVVLAAFGSGFTWGSVIIRW; translated from the coding sequence ATGTATCATTCAAAAATAGCGGGTTTAGGATATTATGTCCCTGAAAATATAGTGACGAACGACGATTTGTCTAAAATAATGGACACTAATGATGAGTGGATTCAGGAACGAACAGGAATTCAAGAACGAAGACATATTCTTCCGGGAACGGAAACCACTACCACAATGGGGGTCAAGGCAGCGAGAGTTGCTATCGAACGTTCAGGCGTTGCTTTACAAGATATCGATTTTGTCATTTTCGCCACTTTGAGTCCAGATTATTATTTTCCTGGTCCTGGAGTTTTGGTCCAAAGGGATTTGGGTTTAAATACAATTGGCGCATTGGATATTAGAAATCAATGTTCTGGTTTTGTATATGCCGTTTCTATTGCTGACCAATACATTAAAACCGGAATGTATAAAAACATCCTTGTTATTGGTTCCGAATTGCAATCCACCGGATTGGATATGACCGATCGTGGTCGCGGCGTTTCCGTGATTTTTGGCGATGGAGCAGGAGCCGCTGTGATGACAAGGGAAGAGGATGTAACCAAAGGAATTTTGTCCACCCATTTGCATTCGGAAGGGCAGCACGCCGAAGAATTGTATGTGAAAGCCCCGGGAATGGGAGGTCGTTGGATTACGGATATTTTAAACGAAAATGATCCCGATGACGAGAGTTATTTCCCGTATATGAACGGACAATTTGTATTCAAAAATGCAGTTTCGAGATTTGCTGAAGTAATCAACGAAGGACTGGAAGCTAATAATTTACAGGTGTCGGATATCAATATGTTGATTCCGCATCAAGCCAATTTGCGAATTGCTCAATTTATCCAAAAGAAATTTAGGTTAGAAGATGATCAAGTTTTCAATAATATTCAAAAATACGGCAATACGACCGCGGCTTCGATTCCGATTGCTTTGACCGAAGCTTGGGAACAAGGCAAAATCAAATCAGGCGACTTAGTAGTTTTGGCTGCTTTTGGAAGTGGATTTACCTGGGGAAGTGTGATTATAAGGTGGTAG
- a CDS encoding T9SS C-terminal target domain-containing protein — protein MKQFVFVFILIHTISYSQIQGCTDSLAKNYNSQATINDGSCLYDSIKIKPITTVQLSDSLVETSGLIAFDNLFWTHNDDTDTAIYGLNSNGKIQKKVHLENIKNNDWESISQDNSYLYIGDFGNNSRGNRTDLHILRIEKKSFLAHKPVIDTLSFSYSNQIDFSPKKGNTTDFDCEAFVVTQDSIYLFTKQWTQNETSIYALPKSAGKHIAQLKETINVKGLVTDASLLSSRNAIVLCGYTRNGKPFLYLLYDYQNNHFSSGNKRRIDLGLPFHQIEAIATFDEKTFYITNESFIKKPIINNRQQWHSLDLSPFLTP, from the coding sequence ATGAAACAGTTCGTTTTTGTTTTCATCTTAATTCACACTATCAGTTATAGCCAGATTCAAGGCTGCACAGATTCTCTTGCCAAAAATTATAACAGTCAAGCCACCATAAATGACGGTAGTTGCTTGTATGATTCTATTAAAATAAAACCAATAACCACAGTGCAACTTAGCGATTCTTTGGTTGAAACCTCCGGACTCATTGCGTTCGATAATTTATTTTGGACACACAATGACGATACCGATACTGCCATTTATGGTTTGAATTCCAATGGTAAAATTCAAAAGAAAGTCCATCTTGAAAATATAAAAAATAACGATTGGGAGTCTATTTCACAGGACAATTCATACCTCTATATTGGCGATTTCGGGAATAATTCGAGAGGCAATCGCACGGACTTACACATTCTGAGAATCGAAAAAAAATCTTTTTTAGCCCATAAACCCGTCATTGATACCCTCTCTTTTTCGTATTCGAATCAAATTGATTTTAGCCCCAAAAAAGGAAACACGACCGATTTTGATTGCGAAGCCTTTGTCGTAACCCAAGACAGTATCTACTTATTTACCAAACAATGGACTCAAAATGAAACCAGCATTTACGCCTTGCCAAAGTCAGCAGGCAAACACATTGCGCAACTAAAAGAAACCATAAACGTCAAAGGATTGGTCACCGATGCAAGCCTTTTGAGTTCCCGAAATGCCATCGTACTTTGCGGCTACACCCGAAATGGAAAACCCTTTCTATACCTTTTATACGACTACCAAAATAATCATTTTTCGAGTGGTAACAAGCGAAGAATTGACCTCGGATTACCTTTTCATCAAATTGAAGCAATTGCCACTTTCGACGAAAAAACGTTTTATATCACCAATGAATCCTTCATAAAAAAACCAATAATTAATAATCGACAACAATGGCACTCGCTGGATTTGAGTCCTTTTCTTACTCCTTAA